Proteins found in one Gimesia chilikensis genomic segment:
- the hflK gene encoding FtsH protease activity modulator HflK, with protein sequence MRHSGERSQFDEWLADIDVSHVMWIILFVILGLIIAWGIFTSYYTVQPEGQAVVKRFGKVIAIKDPGLHFKLPFGIDEQEFVPTARVLKQEFGFRTAAQEGTSAVYRKSEEHRDESLMLTGDLKVVDVEWVVQYRVDDPDKYLHRVEQVDKTIRDISEAVMRRIVGNNLGSDVLTIKRVEIALNAKEEIQRLLDSFDMGVRIGTVELQDVNPPDSVKPAFNEVNQAEQEKEQLINEAEKKQNQQIPAARGKAKQVVATAEGYRAERVNGALGETSRFKAILKEYKVAPEVTRRRMYLETLDKVLPSLGKIYVIEPGDQSPIPLLNLDKSVPAQNR encoded by the coding sequence ATGCGTCATTCCGGAGAGCGAAGTCAATTCGATGAATGGTTGGCTGACATCGACGTGTCGCACGTCATGTGGATCATCCTGTTTGTCATCCTGGGGCTGATCATTGCCTGGGGCATTTTCACGTCCTACTATACCGTTCAGCCGGAAGGTCAAGCCGTAGTCAAGCGGTTTGGCAAAGTGATCGCAATCAAAGATCCGGGCCTGCATTTCAAACTCCCCTTCGGCATCGACGAACAGGAATTCGTGCCTACGGCGCGCGTGTTAAAACAGGAATTCGGCTTTCGGACCGCCGCTCAGGAAGGAACCTCTGCCGTTTATCGTAAATCTGAAGAGCATCGCGATGAATCGTTGATGCTGACCGGTGATTTGAAAGTTGTCGACGTGGAGTGGGTTGTACAATACCGCGTGGACGATCCGGACAAGTATCTGCATCGGGTTGAACAGGTCGATAAGACGATTCGGGATATTTCCGAAGCAGTCATGCGGAGAATTGTCGGCAATAACCTGGGAAGTGACGTTTTGACGATCAAACGTGTTGAAATCGCCCTGAACGCCAAGGAAGAAATCCAGCGACTACTCGATTCCTTCGATATGGGAGTCCGGATCGGGACCGTGGAATTACAGGATGTGAACCCACCGGATTCAGTCAAACCGGCATTCAACGAGGTCAACCAGGCCGAACAGGAGAAGGAGCAGCTGATCAACGAAGCCGAGAAAAAGCAGAATCAGCAAATCCCGGCCGCACGGGGCAAGGCGAAGCAGGTTGTCGCGACGGCGGAAGGTTATCGGGCTGAACGTGTCAACGGGGCTCTGGGGGAGACATCCCGCTTCAAAGCGATCCTGAAAGAATACAAGGTTGCACCCGAGGTGACACGGCGACGAATGTATCTGGAAACACTCGATAAGGTGCTCCCCTCGCTCGGCAAAATTTATGTCATTGAACCGGGAGACCAATCGCCCATTCCACTGCTTAATTTGGACAAGAGCGTTCCTGCCCAGAATCGCTAA
- the hflC gene encoding protease modulator HflC — protein sequence MSISFRRFSGFRQYLIPLTIVLLVVVAVVARASVFTIDEATQAIVVQFGAPVGDPVTEPGLHYRIPFIQEVRKFDKRLLSWDGDPNQVPTVEEQFISVDTTARWKIVDPLKFLQSVQDEAGARNRLNDILDSVVRDKIASSPLVNIVRSKDWEVTEEDLQRTMTGEREEEILLQKVETGRGEMVRDILKTAQQQMPQYGIELVDIQIKRLDYVESVQQQVFERMIAERQRIAEQFRSEGQGRASEIEGETERMLAEIESEAQKEAEIIRGEADAEVTRIYSEAFGSDPEFYSFLRTLESYSESLGEGVTAILSSDSDYFRYLKSEAPAPDADQNLKEKETDKQEN from the coding sequence ATGTCAATTTCATTTCGGCGGTTCAGCGGATTTCGACAGTACCTCATTCCATTGACGATTGTTCTGCTTGTCGTCGTGGCCGTGGTCGCTCGTGCTTCGGTATTTACGATTGATGAAGCGACCCAGGCGATTGTCGTACAATTCGGTGCTCCCGTCGGCGATCCCGTCACCGAGCCCGGGCTCCACTACCGCATACCCTTCATTCAGGAAGTTCGCAAGTTCGACAAACGCCTGCTTTCCTGGGACGGTGATCCGAATCAGGTTCCTACCGTTGAAGAACAGTTTATTTCGGTTGATACTACCGCGCGCTGGAAGATTGTCGATCCCCTCAAATTCCTGCAAAGTGTGCAGGACGAAGCGGGAGCCCGGAACCGGCTCAATGATATCCTTGATTCGGTAGTGCGAGACAAGATCGCCTCCAGTCCGCTGGTCAATATTGTCCGCTCCAAAGACTGGGAGGTCACGGAAGAAGATCTGCAACGGACCATGACTGGAGAACGGGAAGAAGAGATCCTGCTTCAGAAAGTGGAAACGGGACGGGGCGAAATGGTTCGGGATATTCTCAAAACTGCTCAGCAGCAGATGCCTCAGTATGGGATTGAACTGGTCGACATCCAGATTAAACGGCTTGATTATGTTGAGTCGGTCCAACAGCAGGTCTTCGAGCGCATGATTGCCGAACGACAACGAATCGCCGAACAATTCCGGAGTGAAGGTCAGGGGCGCGCCTCGGAGATTGAAGGGGAAACCGAACGCATGCTCGCCGAGATTGAAAGTGAAGCCCAAAAAGAAGCAGAGATCATTCGCGGGGAAGCCGACGCTGAAGTGACCCGCATCTACAGTGAAGCCTTCGGTAGTGACCCGGAGTTCTATAGTTTTCTACGCACACTGGAAAGCTATTCGGAATCCCTCGGCGAAGGCGTCACTGCTATTCTCAGCAGTGACTCTGATTACTTCCGCTACCTCAAGTCGGAAGCTCCGGCTCCGGACGCGGATCAGAATCTCAAAGAAAAAGAAACAGATAAGCAGGAGAACTAG
- a CDS encoding response regulator transcription factor — MRKTLGLPPDYDPVVYIIDDEESVRLSLEELINSLGVKSTSFESAEHFLKEIEQELIGCVLTDLRLMGCNGIELIKQLKTKNYELPVIVVSGYLDVSVAVSAINEGAFAVLEKPYSEQELWDHLIAAIKYDFDHREDSLWVQKTAEKFSALTDDEKSTMSLLIEGHSNKKVAHLLDISQRTVVTRRKSILEKIDVDNLIELAQILTELELKQAQLKSDVIVISD, encoded by the coding sequence ATGCGAAAAACACTTGGACTACCCCCGGATTATGATCCAGTCGTCTATATCATCGACGATGAGGAATCGGTTCGACTCTCTCTCGAAGAACTGATTAACAGCCTGGGAGTCAAATCAACTTCGTTTGAATCCGCTGAGCATTTTCTAAAAGAAATTGAACAGGAGTTAATTGGGTGCGTCCTGACTGATCTGAGGTTAATGGGATGTAACGGCATCGAGTTAATCAAACAGTTGAAAACGAAAAACTATGAGCTACCTGTGATAGTAGTTTCCGGATATTTGGATGTCTCTGTGGCTGTTAGCGCAATCAATGAGGGGGCTTTTGCTGTCCTCGAAAAACCATACTCGGAACAGGAACTCTGGGATCATCTAATCGCAGCGATCAAATATGACTTTGACCATCGAGAAGATAGTCTCTGGGTTCAAAAGACAGCAGAAAAGTTCTCGGCTCTTACAGACGACGAGAAATCAACGATGTCCCTGCTGATCGAAGGGCATTCAAACAAGAAGGTTGCCCATCTGCTTGATATCTCGCAACGAACTGTTGTGACGCGAAGAAAGTCGATTTTGGAAAAAATCGACGTCGACAACCTCATCGAACTCGCCCAAATCCTGACGGAATTGGAACTCAAACAGGCTCAGCTCAAATCCGATGTGATCGTGATTTCAGATTAA
- a CDS encoding aminotransferase class V-fold PLP-dependent enzyme gives MITSTGSLGNPAAFYCLWGGELTCVPLDNQELVDSVAVRRAIWKNMVLISIMHANNEVGTIQPNKKGAAIAGENGIPCNTEVYRRDV, from the coding sequence GTGATTACGAGTACTGGCTCACTTGGTAACCCTGCCGCTTTCTACTGTCTCTGGGGAGGGGAACTGACTTGTGTGCCCCTGGACAATCAGGAGTTGGTCGATTCTGTTGCCGTACGGCGGGCGATCTGGAAAAACATGGTTCTGATTTCAATCATGCATGCGAACAACGAAGTCGGCACGATTCAGCCGAATAAAAAGGGAGCAGCAATCGCCGGGGAAAATGGAATTCCCTGTAACACAGAGGTTTATCGCCGCGATGTTTGA
- a CDS encoding PAS domain-containing sensor histidine kinase, producing MAIRNTSVSPNWSIEQLNQWFKVRTVTIVAAYAISGILWILFSDRILITVVSDPARVALWGTYKGIAFVTVTTLLLVVLLNRTFKIASQAYLALSEVKEALRNEKVFADTMIESMPGIIYFYDSEGSFLRWNKNFETVSGYSDSEIRHLHPRDFFRGNDILRVEERIQEVFTLGESSLEALFINKQGTATPYFFTGSRALYKGKLCLVGMGIDISDRKQAETQLARSEQKYRELVEQANSIILRWDRSGRIRFMNRFGCEFFGYSYDAIVGQNVMETIVPATESNGRDLSSLIEEICDSPAKHEHLVNENICRNGKRVLIDWTNRVQLNDIENVTEILSIGTDITDRRRIEVERQKREQAEAADQVKSAFLATMSHELRTPLNSIIGFTGIILQEMAGPLNQEQQKQLTMVQDSARHLLALVNDVLDISKIEAGQLEVCQEYFDIHQSIDNVLRIMRPQIDNQNLTLQTHLSPELSQLKSDRRRFEQILLNLLSNAVKYTEKGGIQLKAVIVYDNSGTASAKELLQILVSDTGIGIKQEDLEHVFQPFRQIDSGTSRKHDGTGLGLAICQRLVELMGGTIDIESQWGCGTTLTVKLPFTPVEKI from the coding sequence GTGGCTATTCGAAATACCTCCGTGTCTCCGAATTGGTCCATTGAGCAATTGAACCAGTGGTTCAAGGTTCGAACAGTAACAATTGTAGCTGCATATGCTATTTCAGGCATTCTCTGGATCTTATTCTCGGATAGAATACTGATCACTGTTGTGTCAGATCCCGCACGGGTTGCACTTTGGGGGACTTACAAAGGCATTGCGTTTGTTACGGTGACGACTTTACTGCTGGTCGTTCTCCTGAACAGAACTTTCAAAATTGCCAGTCAGGCTTATCTCGCTCTCAGTGAAGTTAAAGAGGCATTACGAAATGAAAAAGTATTTGCTGACACGATGATCGAGTCCATGCCGGGAATCATTTATTTCTATGACTCCGAAGGTTCTTTCCTACGCTGGAATAAAAACTTCGAGACTGTTTCCGGCTATTCAGACAGCGAGATCCGACATCTGCATCCCCGGGATTTTTTCCGTGGGAACGATATTTTGCGAGTTGAAGAACGAATTCAGGAAGTATTTACCCTGGGAGAATCTTCTCTGGAAGCATTATTTATCAACAAGCAGGGGACAGCAACCCCGTATTTTTTCACTGGCAGTCGCGCACTTTACAAAGGGAAGCTGTGTTTGGTCGGCATGGGAATTGATATTTCCGATCGGAAACAGGCAGAAACCCAACTGGCCAGAAGCGAGCAGAAGTATCGAGAACTGGTCGAACAGGCCAACAGTATAATCCTGCGATGGGATCGAAGTGGTCGAATTCGGTTTATGAATCGTTTCGGGTGTGAATTTTTCGGATACTCTTATGACGCAATTGTCGGTCAGAATGTGATGGAGACGATCGTGCCCGCCACGGAAAGTAATGGGCGTGATTTGAGTTCGCTGATCGAAGAAATCTGCGATTCTCCCGCGAAACACGAACATCTGGTCAATGAGAATATATGCCGTAACGGGAAACGTGTCTTAATTGATTGGACGAACCGGGTTCAACTTAACGATATTGAGAATGTCACAGAGATTCTGAGTATCGGGACCGACATTACTGACCGCAGGCGAATCGAGGTGGAACGACAGAAACGCGAGCAGGCCGAGGCTGCTGACCAGGTTAAATCGGCATTTCTGGCGACAATGTCTCACGAATTGCGGACCCCGTTGAATTCCATCATCGGGTTTACAGGAATCATTCTTCAAGAGATGGCAGGACCACTCAATCAGGAGCAGCAAAAACAACTCACCATGGTTCAAGATAGCGCCCGTCATTTACTGGCGCTTGTTAACGATGTATTGGATATATCAAAAATTGAAGCAGGACAACTCGAGGTCTGTCAGGAATACTTTGATATCCATCAGTCGATCGATAATGTGCTCAGAATCATGCGTCCTCAGATCGATAATCAAAACCTGACTCTGCAAACTCACCTTTCCCCCGAGCTAAGCCAGTTAAAAAGTGACCGACGACGGTTTGAGCAAATTCTATTGAATCTGTTGAGTAATGCCGTCAAATACACCGAAAAGGGAGGTATTCAGCTTAAAGCTGTAATCGTCTACGACAATTCCGGGACAGCATCTGCAAAAGAACTCTTGCAGATTCTTGTCTCTGACACCGGAATTGGAATTAAACAGGAGGATCTGGAACACGTCTTTCAACCATTCCGTCAGATTGATTCGGGAACTTCGAGAAAACATGATGGAACAGGCCTGGGACTGGCGATTTGTCAGCGCCTGGTTGAACTGATGGGGGGGACGATTGACATCGAAAGCCAATGGGGGTGTGGCACTACTTTAACCGTGAAGTTACCATTTACCCCTGTGGAGAAAATATGA
- a CDS encoding response regulator produces the protein MKSRLLIIEDNPNNRYLVTFLLTKRGHEVFEAETGTSGLEMAIKINPDLILLDIQLPEVDGYTVMRHLKQHPQLKLIPIVAVTSYAMPDDRQRCLDAGAEGYIEKPIDPNSFVFEVEQYLHASGEGGR, from the coding sequence ATGAAGTCCCGTCTGTTGATCATTGAAGACAACCCCAATAATCGTTACCTGGTGACCTTTCTGCTGACGAAACGTGGGCATGAAGTGTTTGAAGCCGAAACTGGAACGAGTGGATTGGAGATGGCTATCAAAATCAATCCGGATTTGATACTCCTTGATATCCAGCTTCCTGAGGTGGATGGCTACACCGTGATGCGTCACCTAAAACAGCATCCACAATTGAAATTGATCCCTATCGTTGCCGTCACATCCTATGCGATGCCTGATGACCGGCAGAGGTGTCTGGATGCGGGAGCGGAAGGCTATATTGAGAAACCGATAGATCCTAATTCATTCGTTTTCGAGGTTGAGCAATATCTTCATGCATCAGGCGAAGGGGGCCGGTGA
- a CDS encoding PAS domain S-box protein — protein MSHVLIVDDDDRNLYFLRVILQGSGHQVEEAKNGQEALTCAMQNTPDLIISDLLMPQMDGFELLRKWKSQKQLQSIPFFVYTATYTTSEDEELALKLGADAFLIKPAEPDLLKARIDELLSPDSSELKQLKKHSINSQKILEQYSHVLVRKLNEKVQQLSQANLSLEQLLEQHRETEVSLRESEARYRGLFNSVTDPLFVYDRETLRYLAVNDAAVSSYGYTREEFLTMTLEEIRPAEEVLRLKEILSKSGTGKERRGIWKHRRKSGEIFEVEIFAYGLEFAGRPACLIQARDLSGQRQAEAEAARTSELLQAVVNGVSDAVFVKNREGRYLLFNQAAAKFVGKPIQEVIGKDDTEVFPGPDAQRIMENDRKVMESNELQTIEEILVTTGGPRTFSAHKVPYRNQHGDVIGTIGISRDVTEQREAELARQETQERFEQLAENIEEVFWLSDPSTSEILYISPSFERIWGYPCHELYENPNLWKETIHPEDLARIQPFLQNEAITGYDVEYRICRPDESIRWISDKAFPIRDQQGDVFRVAGVAQDITERKEAITALEANEARFRILAKATNDAIWDWDLKTQSLWWGDGFETLFGFSRDDVEPTIESWYNRIHPDDRTWVIDQVHQAIESGDESWEGEYRFLRKDGSYAYVLDRGHVLHDENGVAVRMIGGMMDLTERKLAEETLHLRDRAIQAVSQGILITDASDPDNAIVFASKGFELITGYSAQEVLGRNCRFLQGTRTNPETVTQIRNAIRDRQKCDVEILNYRKDGTAFWNQLSISPVYSPEGKLSHFVGIQTDVTSRKNLEEQFHQAQKMEAVGKLAGGVAHDFNNLLTIINSYSEMLLDDLGEDFPLRDWISHIWDAGNRAEELTKQLLTFSRQHVIEPKLIDLNELVRGTENMLHRLIGEDILLQVSLEPGLDQVKMEPSHLEQILLNLAVNARDAMPRGGTLSIATGMVDLDETYCQIIPNLQPGRFVLLTMSDSGSGIPEEVKSKIFEPFFTTKDVGRGTGLGLSTVHGIVKQTGGTITVYSEIDQGTTFKVYLPATRTVGAEHSPKATTFSVSRGTETILVAEDEDAVRTLTAQILRNYGYTIHLTSNGKEALEFMQTNGDAVDLLISDVVMPHLGGRELAEKVHQIHPNCKILFLSGYTDDAVIRHGVLATEFTFLQKPFSPSKLAQKVRNLLDQQ, from the coding sequence ATGAGTCATGTATTAATTGTTGATGACGATGACAGAAATCTCTATTTTCTTCGAGTCATCCTGCAAGGAAGTGGTCATCAGGTCGAAGAAGCAAAAAACGGCCAGGAAGCACTTACATGTGCTATGCAGAATACTCCCGACCTGATCATTTCTGATCTTCTGATGCCCCAGATGGATGGTTTTGAACTGCTCCGAAAGTGGAAATCCCAGAAACAACTGCAGTCCATCCCATTCTTTGTCTATACAGCGACCTACACAACTTCAGAAGATGAAGAACTGGCACTCAAACTTGGTGCCGACGCATTCCTGATCAAGCCAGCCGAGCCTGACCTGCTTAAGGCGAGAATTGACGAACTTCTCTCTCCTGATTCTTCCGAGTTGAAACAGTTAAAAAAGCATTCAATCAACAGCCAAAAAATTCTGGAACAATATTCTCATGTTTTAGTCCGAAAGCTGAATGAAAAGGTCCAGCAGTTATCGCAGGCCAACCTCTCCCTCGAACAGCTACTGGAACAGCATCGAGAAACCGAAGTGTCGCTTCGTGAAAGTGAAGCACGCTACCGGGGACTGTTCAATTCGGTTACCGATCCCCTCTTTGTTTACGACAGGGAAACGCTACGCTATCTGGCAGTCAATGATGCTGCAGTCTCTTCTTACGGGTATACCCGCGAAGAGTTTTTGACAATGACGCTCGAAGAAATTCGGCCTGCCGAGGAAGTCCTGCGTCTAAAAGAGATACTGAGTAAATCAGGAACTGGCAAAGAACGACGAGGAATCTGGAAACATCGGCGTAAGTCGGGTGAAATATTTGAAGTCGAGATTTTTGCGTATGGATTGGAATTCGCAGGACGCCCCGCCTGCCTGATCCAGGCCAGAGATCTGTCAGGGCAGCGTCAGGCAGAAGCAGAAGCAGCCCGGACTTCAGAATTGTTGCAGGCTGTTGTTAATGGTGTCAGTGATGCTGTCTTCGTCAAGAATCGCGAAGGACGATACCTGTTGTTCAATCAGGCCGCAGCAAAATTTGTCGGTAAACCTATACAAGAAGTTATTGGAAAGGACGATACGGAAGTCTTTCCCGGTCCAGATGCACAACGCATTATGGAAAATGATCGCAAAGTCATGGAGTCGAACGAACTCCAGACGATCGAAGAAATATTGGTAACAACCGGAGGTCCAAGAACATTCAGTGCCCATAAGGTCCCCTATCGTAACCAGCATGGCGATGTCATCGGTACCATTGGAATCTCACGGGATGTAACTGAACAACGCGAAGCCGAACTGGCCAGGCAAGAAACCCAGGAGCGATTCGAACAACTTGCCGAGAATATTGAAGAGGTCTTCTGGCTGAGTGATCCCAGCACTTCCGAGATACTCTACATCAGTCCCAGTTTTGAACGGATCTGGGGATATCCCTGTCATGAGCTCTATGAAAATCCCAATCTGTGGAAAGAAACGATTCATCCGGAAGATCTGGCTCGAATCCAGCCTTTTCTGCAAAATGAAGCCATTACAGGCTATGATGTCGAATATCGCATCTGCCGTCCCGATGAATCAATCCGCTGGATTTCTGATAAGGCGTTCCCCATCCGGGATCAACAAGGCGACGTATTCCGGGTCGCCGGTGTTGCTCAAGATATCACGGAACGTAAAGAGGCCATTACCGCACTCGAAGCGAATGAAGCAAGATTTCGAATACTCGCCAAAGCGACTAACGATGCCATTTGGGATTGGGATCTCAAAACTCAATCTTTGTGGTGGGGGGATGGCTTTGAGACTCTCTTTGGATTTTCTCGAGACGATGTCGAACCGACGATCGAATCGTGGTACAACCGAATTCACCCAGATGACAGGACCTGGGTCATCGATCAGGTCCATCAGGCCATCGAGTCCGGTGATGAATCCTGGGAAGGAGAGTATCGTTTCCTCCGTAAAGATGGCTCCTATGCTTATGTGCTTGATCGCGGGCATGTGTTACACGACGAAAACGGCGTTGCAGTCCGTATGATCGGTGGCATGATGGACTTGACGGAACGTAAGCTGGCCGAGGAAACACTCCATCTGCGTGATCGGGCCATTCAGGCGGTTTCACAGGGAATTCTGATAACAGACGCCAGTGACCCTGATAATGCGATCGTCTTCGCCAGCAAGGGTTTTGAACTGATTACGGGATACTCGGCCCAGGAAGTCCTTGGCAGAAATTGCCGCTTTCTTCAGGGCACCAGGACAAATCCGGAAACCGTAACGCAAATTCGTAATGCGATTCGTGATCGCCAAAAGTGCGACGTCGAGATCTTAAACTATCGTAAAGATGGGACGGCTTTCTGGAATCAACTTTCGATATCCCCTGTTTATTCTCCCGAAGGGAAGTTATCCCACTTTGTGGGTATTCAGACTGATGTGACATCCCGGAAAAATCTGGAAGAACAGTTTCATCAAGCCCAGAAAATGGAAGCTGTCGGCAAACTTGCTGGAGGAGTTGCTCACGATTTCAACAATCTGCTCACCATTATCAACAGTTACAGCGAAATGCTTCTCGACGATCTCGGAGAGGATTTTCCGTTACGCGACTGGATTTCGCATATCTGGGATGCAGGTAATCGGGCGGAAGAACTCACGAAGCAGTTATTGACTTTCAGTCGGCAACATGTCATCGAACCCAAACTGATCGATTTGAACGAACTGGTCCGCGGCACGGAAAATATGCTGCACAGGTTGATCGGTGAGGATATTCTGCTTCAAGTCTCCCTGGAGCCCGGCCTCGATCAAGTGAAAATGGAACCAAGTCATCTGGAGCAGATACTGCTGAATCTGGCTGTGAATGCCCGTGATGCCATGCCTCGCGGCGGTACCCTCTCAATTGCCACCGGTATGGTTGATCTGGATGAGACTTATTGTCAGATTATCCCGAATCTCCAACCAGGCCGTTTTGTTCTACTTACCATGAGCGATAGTGGTTCGGGCATTCCTGAGGAAGTAAAATCTAAAATATTTGAGCCGTTTTTTACAACTAAAGATGTTGGTAGGGGAACTGGGCTGGGTCTTTCAACCGTCCATGGGATTGTGAAGCAAACCGGTGGGACGATCACCGTTTACAGCGAGATCGACCAGGGGACAACATTCAAAGTCTATCTGCCGGCTACTAGAACGGTTGGTGCTGAACACTCCCCAAAAGCAACCACGTTTTCAGTTTCTCGCGGCACAGAAACGATTTTGGTCGCAGAAGATGAAGACGCGGTCAGGACGCTGACCGCTCAAATTTTGAGAAACTACGGGTACACAATCCATCTGACGTCCAATGGAAAAGAAGCGCTGGAATTCATGCAAACCAACGGAGATGCCGTTGATCTACTCATCTCCGATGTCGTGATGCCTCATCTGGGCGGGCGTGAACTGGCTGAGAAAGTCCATCAGATCCACCCTAATTGCAAAATTCTGTTCCTGTCTGGCTACACCGATGACGCGGTGATCCGACATGGAGTCTTGGCAACAGAGTTTACCTTCCTCCAGAAACCGTTTTCACCATCGAAGTTGGCCCAAAAAGTTCGTAACCTGCTCGATCAGCAATAA
- a CDS encoding HDOD domain-containing protein, whose translation MIVDDESAIRELLSRVLSQAGFQCDTAGNGEKAMEMCALHRYDLIITDLKMPVMNGHILCTELMKLQDQQTEICVLTGIMQPLIDEDLRKRGIRHLYRKPIKYKEFSQNMLEILSRKTDSKRKNIAPVQADDTSTTRPGSKHNVIVLSPDSAFSHRIVLAAAESPLNVIVALSTDHLLEIVNEKRVDLLIIDQEISGFLRGNQIVERLHADLINIPAFLRGSRDSLARLNIENCQGVEKTIEEETDETEILNLAYGYMSRLSHHCLMIDSAARRLVTEFSDVPPIPHVLTRLVEHATRSSLEISIPQLVSEIETDSRLTSELIKVANSSQVAASSQQKDLKGIVTLLGPRKAIAICLSLGLRTVRSKLMMPWAEEFRHWYLKRTSLIAATAESVARYFDSVPPETAYLLGILQEIGILVLAEHYGEAYFERVVKRVRTIPTLQFITSENLVTNTDHGMVSAAVLQAWGFPFSIVQPVYAHHRDATELNLPIMTQGLVRCMQVAEAFAEMCDQPVPQRILKVNQLLSEYYQKGRMESQDVFLTAIEKTNQMTEILRTPPLSSDELEAIVSQIKESDQIHS comes from the coding sequence TTGATCGTTGATGATGAATCAGCGATCCGCGAACTTCTGTCTCGCGTATTATCTCAGGCTGGATTTCAGTGTGATACAGCTGGAAATGGCGAAAAAGCCATGGAGATGTGCGCTCTCCATCGGTACGATCTGATTATCACCGACCTCAAAATGCCGGTGATGAACGGTCACATCCTATGTACCGAGCTCATGAAACTTCAGGATCAGCAAACGGAAATCTGCGTCCTCACCGGCATAATGCAGCCCCTGATCGATGAAGATTTGCGGAAGCGCGGAATCAGACACCTATATCGCAAACCAATTAAATACAAAGAATTTTCGCAAAACATGCTGGAAATTCTGTCCCGGAAAACCGACTCAAAGCGTAAGAACATCGCACCGGTTCAGGCAGATGACACATCCACGACTCGTCCCGGCTCAAAACACAATGTCATTGTTCTGAGTCCGGACTCGGCGTTCAGCCACCGTATCGTCCTGGCTGCTGCTGAGTCCCCCTTGAATGTAATCGTAGCTCTCAGCACTGATCATCTGCTGGAAATTGTGAATGAAAAGCGGGTGGATTTGCTGATCATCGACCAGGAGATTTCTGGGTTTCTGCGCGGGAATCAAATCGTGGAACGACTCCACGCTGACCTGATCAATATTCCTGCATTTTTGAGAGGCTCCCGAGACTCACTCGCTCGCCTCAATATCGAGAACTGCCAGGGGGTTGAAAAAACGATAGAGGAAGAAACCGACGAAACAGAAATTCTGAATCTGGCATACGGGTATATGTCACGCCTGTCCCACCACTGTCTGATGATCGACTCCGCAGCCCGCCGACTGGTTACGGAATTCAGCGATGTCCCTCCGATTCCACATGTACTGACCAGACTGGTAGAACATGCCACCCGTTCCTCCCTCGAAATTTCGATTCCACAACTCGTCAGCGAAATTGAAACGGACTCGCGACTGACTTCAGAGTTGATTAAGGTTGCAAACTCATCTCAGGTCGCTGCCTCTTCGCAACAAAAAGATTTGAAAGGCATCGTCACGCTACTGGGCCCCAGGAAGGCAATTGCAATCTGCCTCTCGCTTGGTTTGCGAACTGTCCGTTCCAAGCTGATGATGCCCTGGGCGGAAGAGTTCCGACACTGGTACCTCAAACGCACTTCCCTGATCGCCGCCACAGCGGAGTCCGTCGCGCGCTATTTCGATTCTGTACCACCGGAAACAGCCTATCTGCTGGGAATATTGCAGGAGATCGGTATCCTGGTGCTCGCCGAGCACTATGGTGAAGCCTATTTTGAGCGGGTCGTGAAACGAGTTCGAACAATTCCCACGCTACAGTTCATCACTTCCGAAAACCTGGTCACGAATACTGATCATGGCATGGTCTCTGCAGCTGTTCTGCAAGCCTGGGGCTTTCCGTTTTCCATCGTACAACCCGTGTATGCCCATCACAGGGATGCTACCGAATTGAATCTGCCTATTATGACGCAGGGGCTGGTACGTTGCATGCAGGTCGCGGAGGCGTTCGCGGAAATGTGCGACCAACCTGTGCCCCAGCGTATCCTTAAAGTCAATCAGCTGTTGTCCGAGTATTACCAGAAAGGAAGAATGGAATCGCAGGATGTCTTTCTGACTGCCATTGAAAAAACCAATCAGATGACAGAAATCCTCCGCACTCCGCCTTTATCCTCTGACGAACTGGAAGCGATTGTCAGCCAGATAAAGGAAAGTGATCAGATCCATTCATGA